In a genomic window of Acipenser ruthenus chromosome 41, fAciRut3.2 maternal haplotype, whole genome shotgun sequence:
- the LOC131709024 gene encoding macrophage mannose receptor 1-like — protein sequence MSSNWRADLFCASVNSQGEWDDLVCSEKKAFMCFKETSIITERYTLIEEPKTWTEAQQYCREHHTDLVSIKSASENEDLVKKAQGKPFWIGHFNEPWKWSRQSYNYIFHNWDNEEPNNVGGSEGCVVMDYNGTWKDVSCSSKFPFICCYATGSFLIYHPSQKTCVDAISSSSVVNSLCNPNAKSQQFRWSCFTQCDENNELQQWERRDEDLIAIKGADLFFNSGHLVVNYIVLYTGSGIYSRWSIYGTDVGLCSRLSRSHEDGLCSFEETEETWHDAQSYCRNQSKELVTIQYQARMNETLDLLNSTGSSDAWIGLYHDKENWQWSKGDAFIYYNWRSVQFCASVNSDGEWEDRACSETTRFMCYSETSNITARYTLIEELRNWTEAQQYCREHHTNLVSIKSASENEDLVKKVQGKPYWIGLFNNPWKFRTLKPTFNPGLSRYNPLRPTFCTSL from the exons ATGTCATCTAACTGGAGGGCagacctcttctgtgcttcagtcaattcacAGGGAGAGTGGGATGATTTAGTCTGCAGTGAGAAGAAAGCTTTCATGTGCTTCAAAG agaccagcatCATCACTGAGAggtacaccctgattgaagagccgaaaacctggactgaagctcagcagtactgtagagaacaccacaccgacctcgtcagtataaagagtgccagtgaaaatgaagacctagtgaagaaagcgcagggcaagcccttctggataggccatttcaatgagccctggaagtggtcacgcCAGAGTTATAACTACATATTTCACAACTGGGATAATGAGGAGCCAAACAATGTGGGAGGCAGTGAGGGGTGTGTGGTGATGGATTACAATGGTACATGGAAAGACGTTAGCTGCAGCTCAAAGTTCCCCTTTATCTGCTGTTACG CCACTGGTTCATTTTTGATATACCACCCGTCTCAGAAAACATGCGTCGATGCCATCAGTTCCAGCTCTGTAGTGAACAGTCTTTGCAACCCCAATGCCAAATCACAGCAGTTCAGATGG TCCTGCTTTACCCAATGTGATGAGAATAATGAACTGCAGCAGTGGGAACGCAGGGATGAGGATTTAATTGCAATCAAGGGAGCCGACCTATTTTTCAATTCCGGACACCTCGTTGTAAACTATATCGTGCTGTATACAGGATCAGGGATCTATAGCAGATGGAGCATATATGGCACGGATGTAGGCTTGTGCTCCAGGCTCTCCAGGAGTCATGAAG ACGGTCTATGCAGCTTTGAAGAAACTGAGGAGACCTGGCATGAcgctcagagctactgcagaaaccaaAGCAAAGAGCTGGTCACCATTCAATACCAAGCCAGGATGAATGAGACTTTAGACCTTCTGAATTCAACTGGATCCTCTGAtgcctggatcgggctgtatcatgataaagagaactggcagtggtccaaaGGAGATGCTTTCATCTACTACAACTGGAGATCAGTCCaattctgtgcttcagtcaattcagatGGAGAGTGGGAGGATAGAGCCTGCAGTGAGACGACCCGTTTCATGTGCTACAGCg agaccagcaacatcactgcgagatacaccctgattgaagaacttagaaactggactgaagctcagcagtactgtagagaacaccacaccaacctcgtcagtataaagagtgccagtgaaaatgaagacctagTGAAGAAAGTGCAGGGCAAGCCCTACTGGATAGGTCTGTTCAATAACCcatggaa ATTCAGGACCCTCAAGCCCACCTTCAAccccggtctctcaag ATACAACCCCCTCAGACCCACCTTCTGCACCAGCCTCTAA